A genomic region of Anopheles coustani chromosome 3, idAnoCousDA_361_x.2, whole genome shotgun sequence contains the following coding sequences:
- the LOC131260981 gene encoding coiled-coil and C2 domain-containing protein 1-like isoform X1 → MFSFNKPTPPKRERKREPSEFGIFGLSDDIGGLGDDLDDGSDVDDDTLEAELAAITAGHGGARRPKPKPKAKGIVAPHELDAMVAASLRDVGSDDDVSDDGDDDSDLMSELTAITGGVSLDDDGADDEEDAAPPAAPPRKSSSSVDLVTLLKSRITMYTQAEEGAKKAGDSGKARRFNRGLKTLKDQLRMAEAGKAVDQSEIPPEVSVKLAGNQKDSSEEQPKPNTAPVRPAPPPPAAKPAAVEPGPSHSAPPVPPRRDAGPPQTPAPVLEEAATPDDPKLRLLNERKAQYKQAALNAKKAGNNEEAMGYVKVLKQFDVVIRALENGEEVDLSRMPPPPKEFNSGTTTASVNQPTVPSGGRPKEESKLQQEAEVPSQPSLPVPAEGEEEEAAEENLILGTTVLEALEQRLEKYKSVEQAAKEEGNSSKARRIGRIVKQYQDAIKLHKAGKPVPFDELPTPPGYGPIPVDGPPKPSTPAAGPSKPALSVPPKPPVAPQSSPESVAGTSKPSPKPATTLYDKQLALLTERHREYKQAAIEAKKAGDLEEAKECLRVFKGLEKLIEVARSGGRVDMSTLPIPLAKRNALEASFTIVTPEDCDQPVVEGGAPVGDDLDSETRIRLEEQLSKQLIICRNTRDHHRAMGDVAGMNKFENLALNVQKDLDLVRLGHRQGLPLPKFHYEKLQFNVVQCNTDLSDNEVEIKVVRGINYNVPNPKDVDTYVKFEFPYPQEDPLKGRTNLVKDTHSPEYNYQQTLEIQRNQRNCQRIFKRQALKCEVYSKGCSCCCCCHGASTGLFSSCFSGFLRSDVLIGTVSIKLQPLETQIEIHDSFPLMDGRRTVGGKLEVKIRVRNPILTKQIEQINERWVVFDS, encoded by the exons ATGTTTAGTTTCAACAAACCAACGCCACCAAAGCGTGAGCGAAAGCGAGAGCCTTCCGAG TTTGGAATATTCGGTCTTTCGGACGACATCGGCGGGCTCGGTGACGATCTGGACGATGGCAGCGATGTGGATGACGATACCTTGGAAGCGGAACTGGCTGCCATTACTGCGGGCCACGGAGGTGCAAGGCGGCCGAAGCCGAAACCGAAGGCGAAAGGAATTGTAGCACCACACGAGCTGGACGCGATGGTTGCGGCTAGCTTGCGGGACGTAGGTAGCGACGACGATGTTtccgatgatggtgatgacgaTTCGGATTTGATGAGCGAACTGACCGCTATCACCGGGGGAGTATCGTTGGATGATGATGGCGCAGACGACGAGGAAGATGCAGCACCACCGGCGGCACCTCCGAGAAAAAGTTCCTCCAGTGTAGATTTGGTCACTTTGCTCAAATCACGCATCACAATGTACACGCAGGCGGAAGAGGGCGCAAAGAAGGCGGGCGATTCGGGGAAGGCCAGACGATTTAACCGTGGTCTCAAAACGTTAAAAGACCAGTTGCGAATGGCTGAAGCGGGTAAAGCGGTTGATCAGAGTGAAATACCTCCGGAGGTGAGCGTTAAGCTTGCCGGCAATCAGAAAGATTCCTCGGAGGAGCAGCCCAAACCGAACACAGCACCGGTTCGCCCAGCGCCACCTCCACCGGCCGCAAAACCTGCGGCGGTCGAACCGGGACCATCGCATTCTGCACCACCCGTGCCTCCGAGACGTGATGCTGGTCCGCCCCAGACACCGGCGCCAGTGTTGGAGGAAGCTGCCACTCCAGATGATCCAAAATTGCGGCTCCTAAATGAGCGCAAAGCTCAATACAAGCAGGCAGCACTGAACGCAAAAAAGGCTGGCAATAACGAAGAAGCGATGGGGTATGTAAAGGTACTGAAGCAATTCGATGTGGTCATACGTGCCCTGGAGAATGGTGAGGAGGTTGACTTGAGCCGTATGCCCCCTCCACCTAAGGAATTCAATAGCGGAACGACGACGGCTTCAGTGAACCAACCAACAGTGCCTTCCGGGGGTAGACCAAAGGAGGAATCGAAGCTGCAACAGGAAGCCGAAGTGCCTTCCCAACCGTCCCTTCCAGTGCCAGCGGAgggagaggaggaggaggctgCGGAAGAAAATCTCATCCTCGGCACGACGGTCCTGGAGGCCCTCGAGCAGCGATTGGAAAAGTATAAATCGGTCGAGCAGGCGGCAAAGGAAGAAGGCAACAGTTCCAAAGCACGAAGAATTGGCCGCATTGTGAAGCAGTATCAGGATGCTATTAAGCTACACAAAGCCGGAAAACCGGTCCCATTCGATGAGCTACCAACACCCCCTGGTTACGGACCAATCCCGGTGGATGGTCCACCGAAGCCTTCGACGCCGGCAGCCGGACCTTCCAAACCGGCTCTTTCCGTTCCACCAAAACCACCGGTTGCTCCCCAGAGCTCGCCGGAATCGGTTGCGGGTACGAGCAAGCCCTCACCGAAACCTGCGACCACTCTGTACGACAAACAATTGGCGCTTTTAACCGAACGGCATCGAGAGTATAAACAAGCGGCCATCGAAGCGAAGAAAGCGGGCGATCTCGAGGAAGCCAAGGAATGCCTGCGGGTATTCAAGGGTCTGGAAAAGCTTATCGAGGTTGCACGTTCCGGTGGGCGGGTGGATATGAGCACGCTGCCGATACCGCTGGCGAAACGCAACGCACTCGAAGCTTCCTTTACCATCGTAACGCCGGAGGATTGTGATCAGCCCGTCGTCGAAGGTGGTGCACCGGTCGGGGACGACCTGGACAGCGAGACGCGCATTCGCCTCGAGGAGCAGTTGTCGAAGCAGCTGATTATCTGCCGGAACACGCGCGACCATCATCGGGCGATGGGCGACGTGGCCGGGATGAACAAGTTCGAAAATCTCGCACTGAACGTGCAGAAGGATCTCGATCTGGTGCGGCTTGGGCACCGGCAGGGTTTGCCGTTGCCAAAGTTCCACTACGAAAAGCTGCAGTTCAACGTGGTGCAGTGCAACACCGATCTGTCCGATAACGAGGTGGAGATTAAAGTCGTGCGTGGAATTAACTACAACGTGCCCAATCCAAAGGATGTTGATACTTACGTTAAGTTCGAGTTTCCTTATCCTCAG GAAGATCCGTTGAAGGGAAGAACGAACCTCGTTAAAGATACTCACAGCCCCGAGTACAACTACCAGCAGACGTTGGAGATCCAGCGCAATCAGCGTAACTGCCAGCGAATATTCAAACGCCAGGCGCTCAAATGCGAAGTCTATTCCAAAGG AtgcagctgctgttgctgctgtcacGGTGCATCAACTGGACTTTTCTCCTCCTGTTTCAGTGGTTTCCTCCGCTCGGACGTGCTGATTGGGACGGTCTCGATCAAGCTGCAGCCGCTGGAGACGCAGATCGAAATCCACGACTCATTTCCG CTGATGGACGGCAGACGCACGGTCGGGGGCAAGCTCGAGGTCAAAATACGTGTCCGTAATCCCATCCTGACGAAGCAAATCGAGCAGATTAACGAACGCTGGGTGGTGTTCGACTCGTAG
- the LOC131260981 gene encoding coiled-coil and C2 domain-containing protein 1-like isoform X2 — translation MFSFNKPTPPKRERKREPSEFGIFGLSDDIGGLGDDLDDGSDVDDDTLEAELAAITAGHGGARRPKPKPKAKGIVAPHELDAMVAASLRDVGSDDDVSDDGDDDSDLMSELTAITGGVSLDDDGADDEEDAAPPAAPPRKSSSSVDLVTLLKSRITMYTQAEEGAKKAGDSGKARRFNRGLKTLKDQLRMAEAGKAVDQSEIPPEVSVKLAGNQKDSSEEQPKPNTAPVRPAPPPPAAKPAAVEPGPSHSAPPVPPRRDAGPPQTPAPVLEEAATPDDPKLRLLNERKAQYKQAALNAKKAGNNEEAMGYVKVLKQFDVVIRALENGEEVDLSRMPPPPKEFNSGTTTASVNQPTVPSGGRPKEESKLQQEAEVPSQPSLPVPAEGEEEEAAEENLILGTTVLEALEQRLEKYKSVEQAAKEEGNSSKARRIGRIVKQYQDAIKLHKAGKPVPFDELPTPPGYGPIPVDGPPKPSTPAAGPSKPALSVPPKPPVAPQSSPESVAGTSKPSPKPATTLYDKQLALLTERHREYKQAAIEAKKAGDLEEAKECLRVFKGLEKLIEVARSGGRVDMSTLPIPLAKRNALEASFTIVTPEDCDQPVVEGGAPVGDDLDSETRIRLEEQLSKQLIICRNTRDHHRAMGDVAGMNKFENLALNVQKDLDLVRLGHRQGLPLPKFHYEKLQFNVVQCNTDLSDNEVEIKVVRGINYNVPNPKDVDTYVKFEFPYPQEDPLKGRTNLVKDTHSPEYNYQQTLEIQRNQRNCQRIFKRQALKCEVYSKGCCCCCHGASTGLFSSCFSGFLRSDVLIGTVSIKLQPLETQIEIHDSFPLMDGRRTVGGKLEVKIRVRNPILTKQIEQINERWVVFDS, via the exons ATGTTTAGTTTCAACAAACCAACGCCACCAAAGCGTGAGCGAAAGCGAGAGCCTTCCGAG TTTGGAATATTCGGTCTTTCGGACGACATCGGCGGGCTCGGTGACGATCTGGACGATGGCAGCGATGTGGATGACGATACCTTGGAAGCGGAACTGGCTGCCATTACTGCGGGCCACGGAGGTGCAAGGCGGCCGAAGCCGAAACCGAAGGCGAAAGGAATTGTAGCACCACACGAGCTGGACGCGATGGTTGCGGCTAGCTTGCGGGACGTAGGTAGCGACGACGATGTTtccgatgatggtgatgacgaTTCGGATTTGATGAGCGAACTGACCGCTATCACCGGGGGAGTATCGTTGGATGATGATGGCGCAGACGACGAGGAAGATGCAGCACCACCGGCGGCACCTCCGAGAAAAAGTTCCTCCAGTGTAGATTTGGTCACTTTGCTCAAATCACGCATCACAATGTACACGCAGGCGGAAGAGGGCGCAAAGAAGGCGGGCGATTCGGGGAAGGCCAGACGATTTAACCGTGGTCTCAAAACGTTAAAAGACCAGTTGCGAATGGCTGAAGCGGGTAAAGCGGTTGATCAGAGTGAAATACCTCCGGAGGTGAGCGTTAAGCTTGCCGGCAATCAGAAAGATTCCTCGGAGGAGCAGCCCAAACCGAACACAGCACCGGTTCGCCCAGCGCCACCTCCACCGGCCGCAAAACCTGCGGCGGTCGAACCGGGACCATCGCATTCTGCACCACCCGTGCCTCCGAGACGTGATGCTGGTCCGCCCCAGACACCGGCGCCAGTGTTGGAGGAAGCTGCCACTCCAGATGATCCAAAATTGCGGCTCCTAAATGAGCGCAAAGCTCAATACAAGCAGGCAGCACTGAACGCAAAAAAGGCTGGCAATAACGAAGAAGCGATGGGGTATGTAAAGGTACTGAAGCAATTCGATGTGGTCATACGTGCCCTGGAGAATGGTGAGGAGGTTGACTTGAGCCGTATGCCCCCTCCACCTAAGGAATTCAATAGCGGAACGACGACGGCTTCAGTGAACCAACCAACAGTGCCTTCCGGGGGTAGACCAAAGGAGGAATCGAAGCTGCAACAGGAAGCCGAAGTGCCTTCCCAACCGTCCCTTCCAGTGCCAGCGGAgggagaggaggaggaggctgCGGAAGAAAATCTCATCCTCGGCACGACGGTCCTGGAGGCCCTCGAGCAGCGATTGGAAAAGTATAAATCGGTCGAGCAGGCGGCAAAGGAAGAAGGCAACAGTTCCAAAGCACGAAGAATTGGCCGCATTGTGAAGCAGTATCAGGATGCTATTAAGCTACACAAAGCCGGAAAACCGGTCCCATTCGATGAGCTACCAACACCCCCTGGTTACGGACCAATCCCGGTGGATGGTCCACCGAAGCCTTCGACGCCGGCAGCCGGACCTTCCAAACCGGCTCTTTCCGTTCCACCAAAACCACCGGTTGCTCCCCAGAGCTCGCCGGAATCGGTTGCGGGTACGAGCAAGCCCTCACCGAAACCTGCGACCACTCTGTACGACAAACAATTGGCGCTTTTAACCGAACGGCATCGAGAGTATAAACAAGCGGCCATCGAAGCGAAGAAAGCGGGCGATCTCGAGGAAGCCAAGGAATGCCTGCGGGTATTCAAGGGTCTGGAAAAGCTTATCGAGGTTGCACGTTCCGGTGGGCGGGTGGATATGAGCACGCTGCCGATACCGCTGGCGAAACGCAACGCACTCGAAGCTTCCTTTACCATCGTAACGCCGGAGGATTGTGATCAGCCCGTCGTCGAAGGTGGTGCACCGGTCGGGGACGACCTGGACAGCGAGACGCGCATTCGCCTCGAGGAGCAGTTGTCGAAGCAGCTGATTATCTGCCGGAACACGCGCGACCATCATCGGGCGATGGGCGACGTGGCCGGGATGAACAAGTTCGAAAATCTCGCACTGAACGTGCAGAAGGATCTCGATCTGGTGCGGCTTGGGCACCGGCAGGGTTTGCCGTTGCCAAAGTTCCACTACGAAAAGCTGCAGTTCAACGTGGTGCAGTGCAACACCGATCTGTCCGATAACGAGGTGGAGATTAAAGTCGTGCGTGGAATTAACTACAACGTGCCCAATCCAAAGGATGTTGATACTTACGTTAAGTTCGAGTTTCCTTATCCTCAG GAAGATCCGTTGAAGGGAAGAACGAACCTCGTTAAAGATACTCACAGCCCCGAGTACAACTACCAGCAGACGTTGGAGATCCAGCGCAATCAGCGTAACTGCCAGCGAATATTCAAACGCCAGGCGCTCAAATGCGAAGTCTATTCCAAAGG ctgctgttgctgctgtcacGGTGCATCAACTGGACTTTTCTCCTCCTGTTTCAGTGGTTTCCTCCGCTCGGACGTGCTGATTGGGACGGTCTCGATCAAGCTGCAGCCGCTGGAGACGCAGATCGAAATCCACGACTCATTTCCG CTGATGGACGGCAGACGCACGGTCGGGGGCAAGCTCGAGGTCAAAATACGTGTCCGTAATCCCATCCTGACGAAGCAAATCGAGCAGATTAACGAACGCTGGGTGGTGTTCGACTCGTAG
- the LOC131260981 gene encoding coiled-coil and C2 domain-containing protein 1-like isoform X3: protein MFSFNKPTPPKRERKREPSEFGIFGLSDDIGGLGDDLDDGSDVDDDTLEAELAAITAGHGGARRPKPKPKAKGIVAPHELDAMVAASLRDVGSDDDVSDDGDDDSDLMSELTAITGGVSLDDDGADDEEDAAPPAAPPRKSSSSVDLVTLLKSRITMYTQAEEGAKKAGDSGKARRFNRGLKTLKDQLRMAEAGKAVDQSEIPPEVSVKLAGNQKDSSEEQPKPNTAPVRPAPPPPAAKPAAVEPGPSHSAPPVPPRRDAGPPQTPAPVLEEAATPDDPKLRLLNERKAQYKQAALNAKKAGNNEEAMGYVKVLKQFDVVIRALENGEEVDLSRMPPPPKEFNSGTTTASVNQPTVPSGGRPKEESKLQQEAEVPSQPSLPVPAEGEEEEAAEENLILGTTVLEALEQRLEKYKSVEQAAKEEGNSSKARRIGRIVKQYQDAIKLHKAGKPVPFDELPTPPGYGPIPVDGPPKPSTPAAGPSKPALSVPPKPPVAPQSSPESVAGTSKPSPKPATTLYDKQLALLTERHREYKQAAIEAKKAGDLEEAKECLRVFKGLEKLIEVARSGGRVDMSTLPIPLAKRNALEASFTIVTPEDCDQPVVEGGAPVGDDLDSETRIRLEEQLSKQLIICRNTRDHHRAMGDVAGMNKFENLALNVQKDLDLVRLGHRQGLPLPKFHYEKLQFNVVQCNTDLSDNEVEIKVVRGINYNVPNPKDVDTYVKFEFPYPQEDPLKGRTNLVKDTHSPEYNYQQTLEIQRNQRNCQRIFKRQALKCEVYSKGGFLRSDVLIGTVSIKLQPLETQIEIHDSFPLMDGRRTVGGKLEVKIRVRNPILTKQIEQINERWVVFDS from the exons ATGTTTAGTTTCAACAAACCAACGCCACCAAAGCGTGAGCGAAAGCGAGAGCCTTCCGAG TTTGGAATATTCGGTCTTTCGGACGACATCGGCGGGCTCGGTGACGATCTGGACGATGGCAGCGATGTGGATGACGATACCTTGGAAGCGGAACTGGCTGCCATTACTGCGGGCCACGGAGGTGCAAGGCGGCCGAAGCCGAAACCGAAGGCGAAAGGAATTGTAGCACCACACGAGCTGGACGCGATGGTTGCGGCTAGCTTGCGGGACGTAGGTAGCGACGACGATGTTtccgatgatggtgatgacgaTTCGGATTTGATGAGCGAACTGACCGCTATCACCGGGGGAGTATCGTTGGATGATGATGGCGCAGACGACGAGGAAGATGCAGCACCACCGGCGGCACCTCCGAGAAAAAGTTCCTCCAGTGTAGATTTGGTCACTTTGCTCAAATCACGCATCACAATGTACACGCAGGCGGAAGAGGGCGCAAAGAAGGCGGGCGATTCGGGGAAGGCCAGACGATTTAACCGTGGTCTCAAAACGTTAAAAGACCAGTTGCGAATGGCTGAAGCGGGTAAAGCGGTTGATCAGAGTGAAATACCTCCGGAGGTGAGCGTTAAGCTTGCCGGCAATCAGAAAGATTCCTCGGAGGAGCAGCCCAAACCGAACACAGCACCGGTTCGCCCAGCGCCACCTCCACCGGCCGCAAAACCTGCGGCGGTCGAACCGGGACCATCGCATTCTGCACCACCCGTGCCTCCGAGACGTGATGCTGGTCCGCCCCAGACACCGGCGCCAGTGTTGGAGGAAGCTGCCACTCCAGATGATCCAAAATTGCGGCTCCTAAATGAGCGCAAAGCTCAATACAAGCAGGCAGCACTGAACGCAAAAAAGGCTGGCAATAACGAAGAAGCGATGGGGTATGTAAAGGTACTGAAGCAATTCGATGTGGTCATACGTGCCCTGGAGAATGGTGAGGAGGTTGACTTGAGCCGTATGCCCCCTCCACCTAAGGAATTCAATAGCGGAACGACGACGGCTTCAGTGAACCAACCAACAGTGCCTTCCGGGGGTAGACCAAAGGAGGAATCGAAGCTGCAACAGGAAGCCGAAGTGCCTTCCCAACCGTCCCTTCCAGTGCCAGCGGAgggagaggaggaggaggctgCGGAAGAAAATCTCATCCTCGGCACGACGGTCCTGGAGGCCCTCGAGCAGCGATTGGAAAAGTATAAATCGGTCGAGCAGGCGGCAAAGGAAGAAGGCAACAGTTCCAAAGCACGAAGAATTGGCCGCATTGTGAAGCAGTATCAGGATGCTATTAAGCTACACAAAGCCGGAAAACCGGTCCCATTCGATGAGCTACCAACACCCCCTGGTTACGGACCAATCCCGGTGGATGGTCCACCGAAGCCTTCGACGCCGGCAGCCGGACCTTCCAAACCGGCTCTTTCCGTTCCACCAAAACCACCGGTTGCTCCCCAGAGCTCGCCGGAATCGGTTGCGGGTACGAGCAAGCCCTCACCGAAACCTGCGACCACTCTGTACGACAAACAATTGGCGCTTTTAACCGAACGGCATCGAGAGTATAAACAAGCGGCCATCGAAGCGAAGAAAGCGGGCGATCTCGAGGAAGCCAAGGAATGCCTGCGGGTATTCAAGGGTCTGGAAAAGCTTATCGAGGTTGCACGTTCCGGTGGGCGGGTGGATATGAGCACGCTGCCGATACCGCTGGCGAAACGCAACGCACTCGAAGCTTCCTTTACCATCGTAACGCCGGAGGATTGTGATCAGCCCGTCGTCGAAGGTGGTGCACCGGTCGGGGACGACCTGGACAGCGAGACGCGCATTCGCCTCGAGGAGCAGTTGTCGAAGCAGCTGATTATCTGCCGGAACACGCGCGACCATCATCGGGCGATGGGCGACGTGGCCGGGATGAACAAGTTCGAAAATCTCGCACTGAACGTGCAGAAGGATCTCGATCTGGTGCGGCTTGGGCACCGGCAGGGTTTGCCGTTGCCAAAGTTCCACTACGAAAAGCTGCAGTTCAACGTGGTGCAGTGCAACACCGATCTGTCCGATAACGAGGTGGAGATTAAAGTCGTGCGTGGAATTAACTACAACGTGCCCAATCCAAAGGATGTTGATACTTACGTTAAGTTCGAGTTTCCTTATCCTCAG GAAGATCCGTTGAAGGGAAGAACGAACCTCGTTAAAGATACTCACAGCCCCGAGTACAACTACCAGCAGACGTTGGAGATCCAGCGCAATCAGCGTAACTGCCAGCGAATATTCAAACGCCAGGCGCTCAAATGCGAAGTCTATTCCAAAGG TGGTTTCCTCCGCTCGGACGTGCTGATTGGGACGGTCTCGATCAAGCTGCAGCCGCTGGAGACGCAGATCGAAATCCACGACTCATTTCCG CTGATGGACGGCAGACGCACGGTCGGGGGCAAGCTCGAGGTCAAAATACGTGTCCGTAATCCCATCCTGACGAAGCAAATCGAGCAGATTAACGAACGCTGGGTGGTGTTCGACTCGTAG